The DNA region GTTCAGAGCCCTTTCACCCACTGAAAATGATTAAACTGctagttttacaccaggaggtaGGGTGAAGTAATTATTTCCAGTGGACCTTTGTAATTTTAGTCCCATCCAAATCAAAATGTCAGTGAAATTTCATAATTTGAGCAATTCCAATTTTGATTTACTTCTTTCTTGGTGCAAGtatattcagatattttttattactattttataacTGTGCCTTTTTCTTCATTaggaattacttttttttctccattgtttatgttttgttaaatttaCACGCATCTGATGACACTATGTGTTACAGCTGCTCTTGATACCAGTGTGGAGTTGCAAAGTTGGGCAATTGGCTGTTCAGCGGAGCCTTACAAGAGCATAGCAGGAGTCAAAAATGGGACATGCAGTGTACTTTGTTTAAAATAGACTTTAGAAGAAATTCAACTAAATTTTCTTAAAGTGAAGGCTAAAAATAGGatgaagtatattcttgtgctAAAAATAGTACAAGCTAGGGTATTCAGATTGAATATAATTCACATTTACATGAAAAAATTCTGCTTTAAATTCAAATGATAATGCTCTAAATACCCTAGAAATATCATTTTGCTCTTGATGCTGTTCCATTTCACTCTTGAACCTGAAATCCCcaatttgctgcattttatcgTAGCAAATAGGAGCTGGTTTTCTTTCTCATTAAACATGGCAATAACTGACATAGTcatgattttccttttattattatggCTTTAAATGAGCAAGGTCAACATCAGGAAGGCATTCATAGCAATTCAAACAATACATGTCTTTTGGAGGCTGCTGGCTTAAACATAACTCCTAAAACAAAGCTGTAATGAAAAATGGCGCTGTTGTGCCAAATTCACCTCCCCCACCAAATCATGTCCCTCTTCATGTGTACCAGTATCTCCTAAGCCAAAGGGTATTATTTAATCTTTAAAAGGTAAATTCGTACGTGCTATTGATTGTAAAGATTATATACCAAACAAGAGAAACAATCTAAACCAGAcaactgaattaaaattaaagcctCTTTCTACAACTAGCTCATTCATTAGAGAAACACTGCTCATTTCTatctttgcattattttgtttgtaCTGTACACACATGAAGTGGTAATCAAACTGGGGTGACtggtagctttattttttttttcctctgttgtcATAATTATTGTTTGCTGAACTGTTTAACTGTACTActcaatgttcatttttaaatagcgctttaaaatgttcattcgaattaaataattttattgaaaaattcTAAGTCCTatgttaaattacaaaaaaaagggaaagaaatgaaaataaaaccaaaaagtaTAGACAGTCTATCAGAAATAAACCCATAACATTAGCAGTTTTCCCCAGAGAAGATCTATTCATACATTCAAGTCATCTGAAATGTGTGAGTCACTAGGGATTTATGGATAATGTGTGTGTCAAAGGGGATTTTGGATAGAAACAGCCATCTGACAGAATATCAACattgaaatgaaacatactgtgCTAAATTTAATTACATGCATGTAATTAGTAGCTCCAGACTCAAAATAAATAGTGTTACAATGTATGgggttttattgttctttattatgTCCTGCTTTATGTGTTAGTAACAGACCACAGATTTAATGGAATTAGCACAAATTCCTAGGTTGTAAATAATGCTTTCACTATAGTTATGAAGTGAAATTTTGATACTGTCTcattgtgacgatgtgggttcatgCATGCTCCCGTCTGCTGTCCGGGAGTCATTAAACCAaacaccatcggtaatgctaccgatgagctaggcagtgaggcaacaacaatggagcaaggggatggtgtttaaaagtgccaagtgcttttattaaaacaaaataatgttcaaattaaataaagtgcagtgcttcaaaacagtcttccttaaataaataatgcattaaaagcaagtgagaaacatggaggttaaaatccatgaGATAGaaaaacaattctttaaaaaccgaagttaaaacacaatgcaggaagccGTCTTTTAAAACACAATCTAAAGCCCGGTGTCTTTTTACCTTGTGGCTCCCCTACTTCTCCCGTCTGGACCTCTCAATAGGGGAGttgccctacatgcagctgaccttctctttgCCTGCTTCTGCTGTTCAGatcgcctcaccgacccctggcttCGGTAGGCTCCTCCTGACAGCGACTTTAGATTCCCCAAtgaccagggctctcacgctggggaaACCATGTCCCAAGtcacgactcccgctgccttccgtggagagtcatccgcccttcatcactggtcactccagctccatgatcactcagcgggagcaacCACTACTACTACTTCCCGGGTGCCAGCCCAACACCCAGGTTCACTGttcagctgcatgcgagcctgcactcgctcgctcgccctcccgcaccggctttctccctctctctccactgcttcctactttctgcaacctccgtttctttctcttcttttttttcctctcttttagCTGACTTGCActtctatttatcaagagggcatggcagctgcagcaaatcagcagccccaggaacaatcacggatgcggatggtttctcacctgtgcacttaggtgagaaacacgcACATCGCGAACTGCCCTGAGAATCGCTTTAGCCAcacaactaccacgccccctcaccaAGCCGCGAGCgtggtgcttatttatttaaaactggccttagaacgggagccgtggacccgctataccccATTCCACCCCCCATAAGCCTCCAGCTGTATGGGAAGGCTCCACGCCACTGCCAACCCTGTGCAACTGGCGGCCCAGGTCCACAGCTCGGCTATACTACAACTACActgcactaaaataaaataaaagcactacaACAAAGCCCACAttaaaaccaacccaagcccaACTTcataaaaacaggacattaaaagaataagaacttttaaaagacaaataaaacaataaataaatgtccatgaaaaagCTCTGTCCATTAAAATGTCCTCCTCCAGCTTGTGTCCGTGGGTTCTTTAAAAGTCTGGCACCAATCCCGCTTGCTGCTCTGTCTCCTATTCTGTCCCCACTGctagctcatcccaccgctgccaccaaatgtgacgatgcgggttcgtgcATGCTCCCTTCTTCTGttcaggagcccttgaacccaacaccgttggtaatgtcaccgatgagcttgcagtgaggcacaacaatagagcaagaggatggtgtacaaaaagtgtcaagtgcttttattaaaacaaaacaaagttcaaattaaataaagtgcagtgattcaaaaagtcttcattaaataaataatccataaaacaagagtgaaaagtggaggttaaaatccatttgaaaaatctttaaaacaacgaggttaaaaccatgcagaaagaagtcttttaaaacacaacaaGCCCGGTGTCTCCTTTccgctggtggctcccctgcttctcccgtttgggcttctcaataggggagttgccctacctgcagctggccttctctccactgtCCTACTGTTCGGTTCACCTTAccaatccctggctccggtaggctccaccAAACAATGACTTGGGATTgcccaacgaccagggctctcacgctggagaagccacgtcccaagtcccaactcctgctgccttctgcGGAGAGTCATcagccttccggtcactcccgctcttcactaTAAACTCAGCGGGAGCAACCACTACCACTACTCCCGGGAGTCGGCCCAACACCCACGCTACCTGCATAGCTGCATGCAAGCCGGCACttgctctcctgcaccggctttctctctctctctctctctctctctccactgcttccttTCTGCAACCtcgtttctttcatttttttttttttttttttgctcttttagcCGACTCCtgcttctatttatcaagagggcatggcagctgcagcaaatcagcagccccaggaacagtCACGGATGCagacggtttctcacctgtgcacttaggtgagaaacgcccagatcgcaaatcgccctgagaaccgcttcaaCACCAATGAATACTGAAGTAACATCTCCCTATGAAAATTTTGCATTATAACATCACAcaaattcttttttcattaattgGTAATTTATCATCCAATTATCAACCTCTGCTCATAAAGCAATATGGTTATATATCTgactttttccaaaaaataatattttggggGTGCAAGTTAAGTAGGTGAAAGTGTGTTTTGTAATATAATATGTCATTGCAGCTGTTAGCTCCTTTCACTTGCTGCATACAATGGATCAACAAACATTTGATGGAACTTTGCTTAGCAGAGATCCATTCTGATGGGAAGGTGGGAGGGTACGTTGCAGGCACCACACATGCCTGGACGGCCTCTTCATATGGAGTGATTTTCACTTGAACTGTCATCCAGGGTAAAATCAAATAATCAGCAAACAGCAGAGCTAACCCCCCCTGTCCTAAATTCTTCCTTTTCTGATTCTTGCTGGATTTCTTTCTCATGCTTATTACTTTCGGGCAACGTTGGCAGAGTCAATGTAGTCACGCTTAGAAACTGCACTGGAGATTTCGtggattttatttaacattcacaAGAAGTTGTGGAATATCAAATAATAGTGCTTAACATTGCAAATATTGGGTCAAATTAATTTTGTGGATGATCAACAGAAGACTCTTCATGAAAGCTTTGCCAGTAAATGAACATAAGAGTTCATCAGAAAAACTGTACCACTGCTAGCAGAATGTAATGGCTCTTTACTCTGCTTTAAAAGCAAGCTGATAAAATCAAAGTTGATGGCAGGATTTACCTTTAGGAAGGAAATAGAGGTGTTCATCATTTGTAAATAAGGAAATGCTAGCTGTTTGCAAAAAGCCAAAAAAACTTTTTAGGAAAGGTCATCTGGTCATGAGGAACCATGTTGCATTCATGGAATGGAAGATAgataggacagacagacagacagacagacagacagacagacagacagacagacagacagacagacagacagacagacagacagacagacagacagatagatagatactttattaatcccaaggggaaattcacaaattcacaaaacTAGTGCTTGTTTCAGCTCAGGCATTGTGATACAGTTCAGTATGGACACTTCATCAGTTTAGGAAGTTTTCATCTCTCTAAAAATTGATTACAGGCGGATACAGAAGGGTTAGAGTTTTCAAAGAATAGTTTGGGACTGAATATGGAACAGAAAGCAGTCTTCTATTGGATAAGCTCAGTCAATATGCTGCCAATTGCCTGTGTTTGCCTGAGATGCTGTCTAAGATTTTAAAGTGCAAGTTGCAGCAGAAAAACAAACTATGTTGTGCTTACTTGAAATAGCTTGAAAACAGTAATAAAGCAATGTTTATTAcggaaaacatttcatttttgtggtaTGTTACTTATTTGTTTGAACAGTGCAGACTGTGTGACAGCTGTTCTGAAAGAATTATATAGACTGGGTGAAATGCCTATATAATAATTCCTGCAACAGCATAAAACTATAgaagatatttttttcattaaaactgtTTGTAAAAGCAAAGCACTTTTACTTTGTAAGCATGTCTACTTTTATGAAAAGCTGTTTGACATATACAAAGGAATTACAGCTTTTTTGACAACTACAACAACTAACCAGGGAAATTGGGAATGACAAAAATACTTACTACACACAATTTGTTGCTCCAGATGAGCATGTGTAGGTCTTTGAAAAGCTGAGGATTTCAGTTATCCCTATGGTGCCAGTCGTTTGATATAAAAACATGCTGTTAAACTAAAAATGAGCAGAGGAAGACATGCAGTTTGTGGCCTTTAACCAGTCACAATGTACTACAGTTGTACACCTATTGCTAAACATCTGCTCTTTTAATTGTATAAAAGAAAATCAGCTGACAGGAAAGCAATAagatatataaagataaaactaCATGCCACACTCCATACCAGCCAGACATTCTTACTGGCATTCTAATGGGTCTGTCACTTATATTATGGGCTTAACTTGGCATAACATTTAAGAGAATTCTGGAAAGCTGATAAGTGGGGAGTATCACAAATCTGACTAGATAATGACACATGTCACTTTAACATGAAAATAGAAGTCTGAATAGGAGACAAATAAATACTCATCTGCAAACACTCATGTAGggataaataaacattaatatgaaAGCTAAACTAACATTCTTTTTTAACTGGATAAATGGCTGAcctgtggggaaaaaaaggatATCTTAGCTCTCAAGTGATGATCTGCTGCTGTAATATATACCTGCAAAACTGTAAAACTGAATTCGgttaaacaatattattatttaaccaGTATTTAATTTTCAGTTACCAAAAAGAGATCGCAAGTGAAAAACTTGGTATGTGTACATGTTGAGATAAATGGGGTACCTTCATGATCATCATACAATTAAATCCTAAGTTACATGGCAGAAAGATCCCAAAACTTtgccataaataaaatgtatgcctTGTTATTGCTTTGTAACTAAAGCTGTTATTTTTTGCATTGTCATTGCTAAATTTTTTTACATCTGCCATAGACCCTGATGCTGATTTCAAGGACAATGCTATTTAAATTCCATTTAATAAAGTCCAAATACTGCATAGTGTGTATGGGTTATGAagtacacttaataataataaagtgaataaaTTAAAACTCATACAATTAATAACATTCATTAATTATAAATGCATGCTTAGACTAATGACAAATATAGCAGAATCTTATAGTGCTCCAAAATGGGACAAATGGCAAAATTGACTTTTGTTATTACCTTGCTAGTTTCAGGTACCTTTTCACCAATTGTTCGAATCTTCTTTGCCTTTGGTGGACTTCCAGAACTTGAAATAGATGTCAGAGATCTGGAAGGTGAAATTCCACGTTCACCCTCATCATATTTACATTCAAGCCCGCCTAGACGTTGACCACCTCCAGAAAATGGCACAAAGTTTGTCTTTTCAGGAGTTAGTAATGAGCTGTCCTCAGCAGTTTCATGTGGTGGTGCATGGCTGTCTTCTGTTTGTttatatttctctaaaattattgGCTCATCTTCCAAATGTGCAGTTGCCGTTTTACTCGCTACACACTCCTGATTTTGGATTTTAACTTCTTGATTTGAGGTGCTGGCCCTTTCCATCTGAATTGGGTTGTTCATGGCAAGAGACAGCTTTTCTGTAGACGCATCTTCATCTTTCAACGACTGAGGAGGACCACAACTAGATCTGTTTGATGTCTCCACTGAAGACTGGGCATATATTCTCTCATTGCATCCATCATCAGCACTAATTTCACCAGGAACAGATGTTGatacttctttctttctcttaagATATCTACCACAGATAGAAATGAAACTCGGTTATCTCAAAAACGGAGGATGAATTTGCAGATTAGGATATTATTTAATGTCAAATGCATCTCTGTACACAGACATTGGACAAGGATTATAATCAgtaattttgaattaatttttttctgctgcaGATATTTGGTGTATTTAAGGAAAAAGCCATCTGAGCATGCAATTATGCATGTtggccttccccttctttttctataCTGACACAGAAGGAATGGTTGCTAAAAAATGTGGTTTTACAGACATTATgtgaatattaaatttaaaaaaatcagtcatttcaaacaATAATAGCAATTACCAACATTAGAAAAGTATTggatgtatttttaaatcaacttaACGGCATCTTGATAAACTGAAGtatcaaaaacttaaaaatgtcTGGTTGAGTTAAAGCTTTTGATTGGtagtatacatgtacagtatgagtGTGATGATCTCTTTTTCATTGCAGTTTTGTCTTTTCAGGCACATAATGTATGAATAAAACTTTCAGCTGTTAATAAGTGGACAGACTGTCAAAGAATTTCATGATGTATGTGGAAATTTGAGAGTTGCATAGCTTATAGTGTTTGCTattcacaaaatgaaatgcaaaaataaaaattaaaaaaaaaaaaaaaaaacaattagacaCATTATGAAGAAGCCAAATGTGAAAGAAGGACCGGAAAATGTGTGGGGCTTCTACacatttcagtcattttaaatgGAGGACTGCAATGCATATATTATATTCTTGTATTGCCCACCCCCTAATATCTTTCTCCAACAAGTTCTAAAAAATAGCCATATCCACACCGTTGTGACTTAACTAAACTTCAGTATAGATTTAATtatcaaaagtcttattcatcaATTAAATTATAAGGAAAACTTCATTCATGTTAATGTTAATTTGACTGCACTGAAGTAGTCATGACGTTTATATAAAGAGGTTAAGTAACACTTTACATTGAGTGTACCTAGTCATGGTGTACCTTACTATGTAATTACATATATAACTGCattgtaattatgtattattCTCTTGTCTTTGCTGTGTAACACAATGTAACGTTATAGTTTAGTACTcagttgtaattgttattccacaatttacATAAGTACAGTGTAACAATTTACAAGTTTATTTACATAGTTACAATGGACctgtactttaaaaatgtaattaaaacattCAGGTATGTAACCACAATTACATAACAGATGTTCCAGGATCTGGGCAATTTTAATAGAGAATAACAGTAATAATTGCATAGGTTAacaataatatttcaaaatgtactttAGAAGGTGAAAACAACTTTGAACAGTGTTTACCTCTTGCTTCAAGGATCCATTGTCCTGAGCTGAAATTCTATCCAGAGTTGTGTGTAACGTTTGTAAATTCTAGAAATGTATCCTTATACTGTATCTTCTTTGTGGGATTTCCTCCAACATCTCAAGAATGTGTAGGTTGAATTACATGGCCATAAGTGAGAGAGTGAGTACTAGTGTGTCTGTCAGTGGATATTGTAAGGGGCTACCTCCCTGTCcaagactgtttcctgcctttcacccaatGATGCTTGGAATGGCTCTGCTTCCCTGTGAAACTGgggacttcagttttcacacattatacagttcatctcaaaattttgtcattattaatataacatgaaaaaagtttgttttaggtatgtgttcaacatttcttgcatttctcacattgtctgtcatcctacatttacatagatcgttgtagacacgaaacacaaatGATATtcctgtgttccaaataacaatatattatttaccctatataactccaggcacctcacatccagataaacaagacttgagctgggagaactttctgCCCGAGTAGAGCtgcagtggtggggggatgggatagcagtctgcttgctgcttgtgctgttcggcgcttttgcaaaacaaaagatgctaacggagaggtgcaaaggaatttaaggtgtcccaggattacgagtttatttgtaggattcagggattctaatgttaaaagtTCCCTTTAAACTACTCCAGTGTAGCTTTAGCAGTATATTTTGGGTCTCTGCACTGTTGGAAGTTGAACCTTTGTCCCAGTCTCCAACAGAGTgaaacaggttttcctcaagagcAGCCCTGTGTTTAGttccatccatctttccttcaatCCTAACCAATTTTCCTGTCCCTGCTCAtcaaaaacatctccacagcatgacgctgccaccaccatgggAATGGTGTTTTCAGGGTATGGAAGTGTTGGTTTTGTGCCACACATGCTATTTCCCATGATGGCCAAAAAGTTGTTAATGTAGTCACATATGACCAGAGAACTTTCTTCCATGTATTTGGGGAGTCCACCACATGCTGTTGGGCAAGTTCCaaacatattttcttatttttttttttctttaagcaatgctttttttttctggccGCTCTTCCATAAAGCCTTGCTCTGTTGAGTGCATGGCCTAAAGTGGACCTATGGACTGATACTACCATTTCTGCTGTGGATCTTTGCAAGTTCCTTTAGTGTTATCCTTGGTCTGTGAGTTTTGGTGGGTGGCCATTTCTCGTCAGGTCTATAGtggtgccatattctttccattttgtcatAATGAATTTAATGGTGCTCTTTGGGATATTCaaagtttgggattttttttatttccccaaTAACCTAACCCTGATCTGTACTTCTCCACAACTTTGTCTCTGACCTGTTTGGAGTCTTCGTTAGTATTCATGATGCTTGCTTAGTGGTGTTGCAGAGTCAGGGGCCTTTCAGAACAGGTCTTTTTATACAGACATCATGTGGCAGACTTTGTGGCACTGGTTGCACACAAGTTGACACTAATCAACTAATTATGTAAATTATGAAGTTAAATGGTTGTACCACATCCTATTTAGGGGTTTCATAGCAAAgggaatgaatatatatatgcactCACATCTTTTCAGTTTGCACTTGttttctaatactgtatatatacaaggtgtcttattttcattccacttcaacAATTTGGACTGCTTGATAAAtccattacataaaatccaaattaaaatctattttaattCCAGATTATAATGTAATTAAACAGGACAAACACTTGTTTGCCTACTGTTTGAACACTTTTGCAAGGCACTGCAAATGTAACAGTAGTGCAATTACCCACTGTACTAGCAAGATAAGactaaatatacaaattatgcaaaaaagtttaatttatttgagtattgtttgaTATTCATTTACATAAAAACTGCCTACAACAGACTTTAAACTGACTTGTTCTGCAGTAATACCAGTCCCACATATTGATTAATTCTTCCCAAAACAAGAACCAACATTGTACTATATATGGTGCTGATATATATGAATGCCAATTAGTACGCCCTACAATTTTCCACTTGTAATAACTATTTCAAATACATATATGTAGAACTTTTTTAAAGCAATTATAGGACAAGAGATTCATTAATTGTTGCTCTAGGTGCAatggacaattaaaaaaaaaaaaaaacagataacacTGAATTCAAACTACTGCAGAATTGTGTTGTACTGCTTGAAAAGTAGTATATTACTGGATTACAGCAAATGATAAAAGTAATCATTAGAGACTTAATATGTGAACTTGAATGTGAATGTgaacatgaataaaaaagaataattatttacagaaaaaatattttgactCAACCATTgtctttatttagaaaaaaattatttttacactaGGAAAGTATAAAACAATAAATTCAACCACCTGATACCTTATAATAGCGCTGCCCCCAGTTAAACCAAGGGATTTTAAGGTTGTTTTCTTGAGTCCTTCATCtccaacaatctgattaaaaaaaaattaaaatccaactttcattcattaatttcatACAGTTCAATCAACTGTAATTATACATGAGAAAGGAGGTTATCTTAGTGTCAAAGTTAGACTAGATTATTTTTCTCTGATCTCTAATTAGGAAATGGTACCTAAAATGATTATAGCATGTGATTACAAATTGACCATATGACGATCTAGCAAGTGCACAGTGAAGTAACAACCAGGAAAGCCTTGAGAGACTTTCTGCTCACTTACAGACCAGTAACTTTATGCAATGTAAATTTGACTAGGAAAATAATTATCTATTATCAATAATCATCCATTTTTGTCTTTTAGTGTCTTTATAGGATAAATGAGGAATTTCTCAAgacaaatt from Erpetoichthys calabaricus chromosome 14, fErpCal1.3, whole genome shotgun sequence includes:
- the aspscr1 gene encoding tether containing UBX domain for GLUT4, yielding MAANSTTVTVLAPNGRRQTVKVFQSMPLLQVLEEVCNKQNFSAKEYDLKFQRTVVDLSKQWRFANLPNNAKLEMVPSSQQRVGLDSMVRIALQLEDGSRLQGSFLCGQTLWDLINYFPHTRIVELQLVEFTPVCIYMRDEIVGDEGLKKTTLKSLGLTGGSAIIRYLKRKKEVSTSVPGEISADDGCNERIYAQSSVETSNRSSCGPPQSLKDEDASTEKLSLAMNNPIQMERASTSNQEVKIQNQECVASKTATAHLEDEPIILEKYKQTEDSHAPPHETAEDSSLLTPEKTNFVPFSGGGQRLGGLECKYDEGERGISPSRSLTSISSSGSPPKAKKIRTIGEKVPETSKVITKVNFAICPILEHYKILLYLSLV